Proteins from one Pontibacter korlensis genomic window:
- a CDS encoding ABC transporter substrate-binding protein, which produces MKNINIFLLLLTLLCSSCGNSTQQEQLNVQEADWASIEQAARGTTVQMMMWQGDPLINKYMQDYVKPQLQKQYGITLNINSGQGKDIVGLALGEKETGKETSEIDVAWINGETFYQLRQLNALYGPFTELLPNNQYVNWQNPYIARDFQQPVEGMEAPWGNVQLAFIYNADKVKTPPASFEELETYVRSNPGTFTIPNEFTGMTLLKSWMIALAGKGELAGEFDEAKYKKYSQQLWQKLNNLKPYFWKQGQTFPATLSQLHQLYANGEVNFTFSNNDGEVDNKIFQGVFPESSRAYVPEPGTIQNTHYLGIMKQSGSLPGALVVINFLQSPEAQYQKASPKVWADGTVLATEKLPAEWQEKFQNIPAREHAPDRAAIQNKAFEELAPDYMIRLYDDFRREVIEQN; this is translated from the coding sequence ATGAAGAACATCAATATATTTTTACTACTCCTCACCCTGCTATGCAGCAGTTGCGGAAACAGTACCCAGCAAGAACAACTGAACGTGCAGGAGGCTGATTGGGCAAGTATAGAGCAGGCGGCCAGAGGTACCACTGTGCAGATGATGATGTGGCAGGGCGACCCCCTCATCAACAAGTATATGCAAGATTATGTGAAGCCGCAGCTACAGAAGCAGTATGGCATCACGCTCAACATTAACTCCGGTCAGGGAAAGGATATTGTAGGTCTGGCTTTAGGCGAGAAAGAAACAGGCAAAGAAACAAGTGAAATTGATGTGGCATGGATCAACGGGGAAACCTTTTACCAACTGCGCCAGCTCAACGCGCTTTACGGTCCTTTCACAGAGCTTCTACCAAACAACCAATACGTGAACTGGCAGAACCCTTACATTGCCCGCGATTTTCAGCAACCGGTGGAGGGAATGGAAGCACCTTGGGGCAATGTGCAGCTGGCTTTCATCTACAATGCTGACAAGGTAAAAACGCCACCCGCTTCTTTTGAAGAACTGGAAACCTACGTTAGAAGCAATCCCGGCACCTTTACTATCCCTAACGAATTTACCGGCATGACCTTGCTCAAGTCCTGGATGATAGCCTTGGCCGGAAAAGGAGAATTGGCTGGTGAATTTGACGAAGCAAAGTATAAAAAGTATAGCCAACAACTCTGGCAGAAGCTTAACAACCTGAAGCCATACTTCTGGAAGCAGGGGCAGACTTTTCCGGCTACGCTTTCGCAACTGCACCAGCTGTATGCCAACGGAGAGGTGAACTTTACTTTCAGCAATAACGACGGCGAGGTAGACAACAAAATCTTCCAGGGTGTTTTTCCGGAGAGTTCACGCGCCTACGTGCCGGAACCTGGTACTATCCAGAACACGCACTACCTGGGCATTATGAAGCAGTCGGGCAGCCTGCCGGGAGCGCTGGTGGTAATCAATTTTCTGCAGTCGCCGGAGGCGCAGTACCAGAAAGCAAGCCCTAAGGTTTGGGCCGATGGCACCGTGTTGGCAACAGAGAAGCTGCCTGCCGAATGGCAAGAGAAATTCCAAAACATTCCAGCCCGCGAGCATGCTCCCGACAGAGCCGCTATTCAAAACAAAGCTTTCGAAGAGTTGGCACCCGACTACATGATCCGTTTGTATGACGATTTTAGAAGAGAGGTTATCGAGCAAAACTAG
- a CDS encoding ABC transporter permease subunit: protein MTILEERLSSKTRAGAGIYLRILFLLLAVLPVAGGLLYGLAYSFGLTGALSTGFSLEHWQQVLESGPFLHSLAYSLYIALVAITIATAVALFLTLYFKRSLRSGSLSYLLYLPLTIPAMVMGFLVFQLLTKSGLLSRVAYSFGVITELQEFPNLVHDTFGFGIILAHVLMAVPFLTLLLHAIYQEQNLDQLQEASANLGADKSYFVRHIAVPTLLKTAAPNLLLYFIFILGSYEIPLLIGSQQHQMVSVLAVQKFQRFNLFDIPQGYAISVAFTLFVLLTLAISLKKLQRHA from the coding sequence ATGACGATTTTAGAAGAGAGGTTATCGAGCAAAACTAGGGCAGGCGCTGGTATATACCTACGCATTCTTTTCCTGCTGCTGGCGGTGCTGCCAGTGGCGGGAGGGCTGCTCTACGGCCTGGCCTACAGCTTCGGCTTAACGGGTGCCTTAAGCACTGGCTTTAGCCTGGAGCATTGGCAGCAGGTACTGGAGAGCGGTCCCTTCCTCCACTCCCTGGCCTACAGCCTTTATATTGCCCTAGTTGCCATCACCATTGCCACCGCAGTTGCCCTGTTCCTAACCTTATACTTCAAGAGAAGCCTCCGCAGTGGCTCCCTGAGTTACCTTTTGTACTTACCGCTGACGATACCGGCCATGGTCATGGGTTTTCTAGTATTTCAGCTGCTCACCAAATCAGGTTTACTATCGCGGGTAGCGTATAGCTTTGGGGTGATAACTGAGCTGCAGGAGTTCCCGAACCTGGTACACGATACCTTTGGCTTTGGCATTATACTGGCTCATGTGCTGATGGCAGTGCCGTTCCTGACGCTGCTATTACATGCTATCTATCAAGAGCAAAACTTAGATCAATTGCAAGAAGCCTCGGCTAACCTGGGTGCTGACAAATCATACTTTGTCAGGCATATTGCTGTACCTACGCTGCTCAAAACTGCTGCCCCAAATCTTTTGCTGTACTTTATTTTTATACTTGGCTCCTACGAAATCCCGCTGCTCATTGGCAGTCAGCAACACCAGATGGTGTCAGTGCTGGCAGTACAGAAATTTCAGCGTTTCAACCTGTTCGACATCCCGCAGGGTTATGCTATTAGCGTAGCCTTTACCTTGTTTGTGCTGCTTACCCTTGCCATCAGCCTTAAAAAACTGCAGCGCCATGCATAG
- a CDS encoding SusF/SusE family outer membrane protein gives MERVNILYKLLALLSLSGVMLMFSSCDEVGHELDELVVSLDAQTPDTVYFGESFEVKLLANQMKEVQISLSHKDNPSESVYSETIVNENNSFAFSTEIEVPEDGSWNGDYILKAVATGNGAQTEKSRPIHFKPSPVQNYFLVGGSSVAGWEPANGIQLKRYTKEEDGIITEWYDVFGYFTVDGHGLKVLPTTTGWDGGYGAKKGAPGTLDNTGDADNITVPEDGFYRLRINPKAGTYELVKSNWGIIGDATPGGWDNDTDMTLVSASKGKYEWTATINLQAGKEFKFRENDKWDINLGLDGAGPQLKYDGGNVRVDADGQYVVKLNLSPAGYTYTISR, from the coding sequence ATGGAAAGAGTAAATATCCTATACAAACTGCTGGCGCTGCTATCTCTTAGTGGTGTTATGCTGATGTTTAGTTCATGTGACGAGGTAGGTCATGAGCTGGACGAACTAGTGGTGTCGCTGGATGCGCAGACACCGGATACGGTATACTTTGGTGAAAGCTTTGAAGTGAAGCTACTGGCAAACCAAATGAAGGAGGTGCAAATCTCTCTGTCCCATAAAGACAATCCTTCCGAGAGCGTGTACTCAGAAACGATTGTAAATGAAAACAACAGCTTTGCGTTCAGCACTGAGATTGAGGTTCCGGAAGACGGATCCTGGAATGGCGACTATATACTGAAGGCCGTTGCTACAGGCAATGGTGCCCAAACTGAAAAGAGCAGGCCAATTCATTTCAAGCCTTCTCCTGTACAAAATTACTTCCTGGTGGGCGGTTCTTCTGTAGCAGGTTGGGAGCCAGCCAATGGTATCCAGTTGAAGCGTTACACCAAAGAAGAGGATGGTATTATAACAGAATGGTATGATGTTTTCGGGTACTTTACAGTAGATGGCCACGGGTTGAAGGTACTGCCTACCACCACTGGTTGGGACGGCGGCTATGGCGCTAAGAAAGGAGCTCCAGGCACGTTGGATAATACCGGAGATGCAGACAATATCACTGTACCGGAAGATGGCTTTTACCGCTTGCGCATTAATCCTAAAGCAGGAACTTATGAGCTGGTGAAGTCTAACTGGGGCATAATTGGAGATGCCACCCCAGGTGGTTGGGATAATGACACTGACATGACACTGGTTTCGGCAAGCAAGGGCAAGTACGAGTGGACAGCCACTATAAACCTGCAGGCAGGAAAGGAATTTAAGTTTAGAGAAAACGACAAGTGGGATATAAACTTAGGCCTGGATGGTGCTGGACCGCAACTGAAGTATGACGGCGGCAACGTTCGTGTTGATGCAGACGGACAGTATGTGGTGAAGTTGAACCTTAGCCCAGCTGGCTATACCTACACCATCAGTAGATAA
- a CDS encoding M28 family peptidase, translating to MIKLKSMEIKSIAAGLCLALVSTAAFAQTADVPKPVAKAMKKVKPADIREHIAYLADDKLLGRQPGTPGYQMAVDYVTDQFKKLNVLPAGEDNTYLQTVRLRTATINPNATLQLTANSGAPENLVDGRDFAFYPNPGQEQVTLDAPLVFAGFGISAPDMNYDDYANIDAKGKVVVILRGVPEGFPSTVSSYSMDMQTILKTAAEHGAVGVLVGSANPNGGVPNFSRGISSVMGTDGKVAASRSYHEDIKMLGMINNNTLQKVLTGAGVDVPQTVASIRSGHPASAPLPFSVKGSYSSSYKDIESYNVVGKIEGSDPVLKNEYVVHSAHLDHVGVGRPIDGDSIYNGAHDNASGVASLLEIANIYSKVKNKPKRSILIVMVTAEEMGLLGSAYFAKHPTVPAAQMVADVNTDMPTLIAPLLAVVPLGAAHSSLEEEVKQASNFLGLDVEEDPEPEQNRFVRSDQYSFVTQGVPALHIKYGNKTADGKNNLDQQVKVWREKYYHKPQDSLEGGVFDFDAAKKYVQLNFLIGYLVAQDAERPSWKPDDFFGTRFGNVQ from the coding sequence ATGATCAAATTAAAAAGTATGGAAATTAAAAGTATAGCGGCGGGCCTTTGCCTGGCACTGGTTTCCACGGCTGCCTTTGCCCAAACGGCCGACGTACCGAAACCTGTGGCTAAGGCCATGAAGAAGGTAAAGCCCGCTGACATCAGGGAACACATTGCCTACCTGGCCGACGATAAACTGCTGGGCCGCCAACCGGGCACTCCTGGTTACCAGATGGCTGTAGATTATGTAACGGATCAGTTTAAGAAGCTGAACGTGTTGCCAGCCGGTGAGGACAACACATACCTGCAAACCGTGCGCTTACGCACGGCCACCATTAATCCTAATGCTACCCTGCAGTTAACCGCCAACTCAGGTGCCCCCGAGAACCTGGTGGATGGGCGTGACTTTGCTTTTTACCCAAACCCAGGTCAGGAACAGGTAACATTGGATGCTCCCTTAGTATTTGCAGGTTTTGGCATCAGTGCCCCCGACATGAACTACGACGACTATGCTAACATAGACGCCAAAGGGAAAGTAGTCGTGATCCTGCGCGGTGTTCCGGAAGGCTTTCCTTCTACCGTATCTTCTTACAGCATGGACATGCAGACCATCCTGAAAACTGCAGCTGAGCATGGCGCTGTAGGCGTGTTGGTTGGTTCTGCTAACCCGAATGGCGGAGTACCAAACTTCTCCAGAGGTATAAGCAGCGTGATGGGAACTGATGGAAAAGTAGCCGCTTCGCGCAGCTATCACGAAGACATCAAAATGTTGGGGATGATAAACAACAACACCCTGCAAAAGGTATTGACCGGTGCAGGCGTTGATGTACCACAGACAGTTGCTTCCATCCGCAGCGGCCACCCTGCCTCAGCCCCACTTCCTTTCAGCGTAAAGGGCAGCTATAGCAGCAGCTACAAAGACATTGAAAGCTATAATGTGGTAGGCAAGATTGAAGGCTCTGACCCTGTACTCAAAAACGAGTACGTCGTGCACAGTGCCCACCTCGACCACGTAGGCGTCGGCAGACCGATTGATGGCGATTCTATCTACAACGGTGCTCATGACAATGCCTCTGGGGTAGCCAGCCTTCTGGAGATTGCCAACATTTATTCTAAGGTAAAGAACAAACCAAAGCGTTCAATCCTAATTGTGATGGTTACTGCCGAGGAAATGGGTTTGCTGGGTTCGGCTTACTTTGCCAAGCATCCTACGGTACCTGCCGCACAGATGGTGGCAGACGTTAACACCGACATGCCTACGCTGATTGCACCACTATTAGCTGTAGTGCCATTGGGTGCAGCGCATTCATCGCTTGAGGAAGAGGTGAAACAGGCCAGCAATTTTTTAGGTCTGGATGTGGAGGAAGATCCGGAGCCGGAGCAGAACCGTTTCGTGCGCAGCGACCAGTATAGCTTTGTAACGCAGGGCGTACCGGCTCTGCACATTAAGTATGGCAACAAAACGGCCGATGGTAAAAACAACCTCGACCAGCAGGTAAAAGTATGGCGCGAGAAATATTACCACAAACCACAGGACAGTCTGGAAGGTGGTGTGTTTGATTTTGATGCCGCCAAAAAGTACGTGCAGCTTAACTTCCTGATTGGCTACCTGGTGGCACAGGATGCAGAAAGGCCAAGCTGGAAACCGGACGATTTCTTCGGAACGCGTTTCGGAAATGTACAGTAG
- a CDS encoding radical SAM protein gives MTQDFNHIESVYWVFTQLCNDHCDHCYNNSGPHGERISEEECMAIINNLPDSMDRLILSGGEPLADKKLLYKILDRLQERYQGRVQIMLQTNGDLLNEQILDTLLEKGVTRFDIASIDRYHKHAGGRLMQLADIFASRGVNGNDKDPLIAKDTYITKHRASWGYWGATIDMWLGGNWARGRAYEKGLWKEDPEHNFCAILSGGKGFLTGTEDIPQEISIQLWKINPCCPGTKVPLGDARSEKVSDVLQRVSKSEIWQKINEGKPLQLGESIGVSEAFAKERTAQLKNICLWCDEFFEKHYQEEQVERSCGGCQRGI, from the coding sequence ATGACACAAGATTTCAACCATATCGAATCAGTATACTGGGTGTTTACACAGCTTTGCAACGACCATTGCGACCACTGCTACAATAACTCAGGTCCTCACGGAGAGCGCATTTCAGAGGAGGAGTGTATGGCTATTATCAACAACCTGCCTGACAGCATGGACCGGCTAATCCTTTCAGGTGGTGAGCCATTGGCCGACAAAAAGCTGCTCTACAAAATTCTGGATAGGCTGCAGGAGCGTTACCAGGGCCGGGTGCAGATCATGCTGCAGACCAACGGTGATTTGCTGAATGAGCAGATTCTGGACACGCTGCTGGAAAAAGGCGTAACCCGCTTCGACATAGCCAGTATAGACCGTTACCATAAGCATGCCGGAGGCCGCCTGATGCAGTTGGCCGATATTTTCGCCAGCCGTGGCGTGAACGGAAATGACAAAGACCCGCTTATTGCAAAAGACACCTACATCACTAAACACAGGGCCAGTTGGGGCTATTGGGGCGCTACCATCGACATGTGGTTGGGCGGTAACTGGGCGCGCGGCCGTGCCTACGAAAAAGGCCTCTGGAAAGAAGATCCGGAGCATAACTTCTGCGCCATCCTCTCCGGTGGCAAAGGCTTCTTAACAGGTACCGAAGACATTCCGCAGGAAATCTCCATCCAGCTCTGGAAGATTAACCCCTGCTGCCCCGGCACCAAAGTCCCACTCGGTGATGCCCGTTCAGAAAAAGTATCTGATGTGCTGCAACGCGTTTCTAAATCAGAAATCTGGCAGAAAATTAACGAAGGCAAGCCGCTGCAACTAGGTGAGAGTATAGGTGTATCAGAGGCGTTTGCCAAGGAGCGCACAGCACAATTGAAAAACATCTGCCTGTGGTGCGATGAATTTTTTGAAAAGCATTACCAGGAAGAACAAGTAGAGCGAAGTTGCGGCGGATGCCAGAGAGGCATCTAA
- a CDS encoding sensor histidine kinase, which translates to MMEILYTGLHPSTLGLLKVKLQEQEVAFNEVPENAVKQMDGDLKNYSVLLVGEEVGNPVRVAQEAYARDKHLSVLLINDERNFVRVKQSLQFSPFIGPTVVCVSNQVQERLVDIVQDAVQRTEQRRSFQYIRNSVVPAMNISASALEKVRGDYTAKVLEEAPIGAVLLSKYGRVLTINTYAAHLFGKTEREVLGTSLLSVFPEEVQKEVERFLYQSPISEPKKVFELNLQRGQKYLEISLAEVDDRNTDKFKILIMNDITATIHAQQHTQAHLEELEKVNANLKRVNTDLDTFVYTASHDLKSPILNIEGLVHLLEISLGERKKDVEVELEHIKASVQRFKNTVEDLTEVARIQKSFEQEASLLQIDKLVEDVKNLISFEISSSGAKIELDSLEAPQVVFSKRNLKSIIYNLLSNAIKYRSPDREPHIKIRTWQEGSNFFLQVWDNGLGIPFKKQEKVFELFKRLHAHVKGTGIGLYIVKRIVQNNGGSIDLQSTEGEGSVFTVRLKV; encoded by the coding sequence ATGATGGAAATTCTGTATACCGGCCTGCACCCCTCCACACTTGGCCTCCTGAAAGTAAAGCTACAGGAGCAGGAAGTGGCATTTAATGAGGTGCCGGAAAATGCAGTAAAACAGATGGATGGCGACCTGAAGAACTATAGCGTGCTGCTGGTAGGAGAGGAGGTTGGTAATCCTGTGCGGGTGGCTCAGGAAGCGTATGCCCGGGATAAGCACCTTTCTGTACTGCTGATAAACGATGAGCGAAATTTTGTGCGTGTAAAGCAGTCGCTGCAGTTTTCTCCCTTCATCGGGCCTACCGTAGTATGTGTGTCCAATCAAGTGCAGGAGCGATTGGTGGATATTGTACAGGATGCAGTGCAGCGAACTGAACAACGGCGTAGTTTCCAGTACATCCGTAACTCGGTTGTGCCAGCCATGAACATTAGTGCGTCTGCCCTTGAGAAAGTACGCGGAGACTATACCGCAAAAGTATTGGAGGAGGCGCCTATTGGGGCCGTGCTTTTGTCAAAGTATGGCAGGGTACTCACTATCAATACCTATGCTGCCCACCTGTTCGGAAAGACGGAGCGTGAAGTGCTGGGTACGTCGCTTTTATCAGTTTTTCCGGAGGAAGTGCAGAAAGAGGTAGAAAGGTTTTTGTACCAGAGCCCCATCTCAGAGCCTAAAAAGGTGTTTGAACTGAACCTGCAGCGAGGGCAAAAGTATTTGGAGATCTCTCTGGCAGAGGTTGATGATCGTAATACAGACAAGTTCAAGATTCTTATCATGAACGATATTACGGCAACCATACACGCTCAGCAACACACACAGGCACACCTCGAGGAACTGGAGAAAGTGAATGCTAACCTAAAGCGGGTCAATACTGATCTGGATACATTTGTGTACACAGCATCCCATGATCTAAAATCACCGATACTTAACATCGAAGGGCTTGTCCATTTGCTGGAAATAAGCCTAGGCGAAAGGAAGAAAGATGTGGAAGTTGAGCTGGAGCATATCAAAGCCTCTGTGCAGCGCTTCAAGAATACGGTGGAGGACCTGACTGAAGTAGCACGGATACAGAAAAGCTTTGAGCAGGAAGCTAGCCTACTACAGATTGATAAACTGGTGGAGGATGTAAAGAATTTGATCTCTTTCGAGATTTCCTCATCGGGTGCAAAGATAGAGCTCGATTCGCTGGAGGCGCCACAGGTGGTTTTCTCAAAGCGCAACCTTAAGAGCATAATTTATAACCTGCTTAGCAACGCCATCAAATACCGCTCTCCAGACCGGGAACCGCACATTAAGATCAGGACCTGGCAGGAGGGAAGCAACTTCTTTCTGCAGGTATGGGATAATGGATTAGGCATACCCTTCAAAAAGCAGGAGAAAGTATTTGAGCTGTTTAAGCGCCTGCATGCCCATGTGAAAGGGACAGGCATTGGCCTCTATATTGTGAAGCGCATCGTGCAGAACAATGGCGGAAGTATAGACCTGCAGAGCACCGAAGGCGAAGGTAGCGTTTTTACGGTGCGGCTTAAAGTATAA
- a CDS encoding ABC transporter ATP-binding protein, producing MLSIQNLHKAYSSQTVLDQVSLELPQGQVLAVLGRSGCGKTTLLKAVAGLFPTDAGSINWAGKSMGAVPPREREMVYLFQEPLLFPHLTVFENIAYGLRVRKEADAEVQQKVQQMLQELELQEHAQKKSSQLSGGQRQRVAFGRAIIFLPRVLLLDEPFASLDAHTRANMQTLFLRLARKYGITALFVTHDVKEALLVGDQFAYMAAGKLQLYTSREAFIEDPQTGVRDELAFWNTIDQKITYQP from the coding sequence ATGCTGTCGATACAAAACCTACATAAAGCCTATAGCTCACAAACAGTGCTCGACCAGGTGTCGCTGGAACTGCCGCAGGGGCAGGTGCTGGCCGTGCTCGGGCGCTCGGGCTGCGGCAAAACAACCTTGCTTAAAGCCGTGGCAGGACTTTTTCCCACAGATGCAGGAAGTATAAACTGGGCCGGCAAAAGTATGGGTGCGGTGCCACCACGCGAGCGGGAGATGGTATACCTGTTCCAGGAGCCACTGCTGTTTCCCCACCTCACCGTATTTGAGAACATTGCCTACGGTTTGCGTGTTCGGAAAGAAGCCGATGCCGAAGTGCAGCAAAAAGTACAGCAAATGCTGCAGGAGCTGGAGCTGCAGGAGCATGCACAGAAAAAGTCGTCACAGCTGTCGGGCGGACAACGGCAGCGGGTGGCCTTTGGCCGGGCCATCATCTTTCTGCCCCGTGTGCTGCTGCTCGATGAGCCCTTTGCCAGCCTCGATGCCCATACTCGTGCCAACATGCAAACATTGTTTCTGCGGCTGGCCAGGAAATACGGTATCACAGCGCTGTTTGTAACACACGATGTAAAGGAGGCGCTGCTTGTGGGCGATCAGTTTGCTTACATGGCGGCTGGCAAACTGCAACTTTATACTTCCAGAGAGGCTTTTATTGAAGACCCACAAACTGGCGTGCGCGATGAACTGGCATTCTGGAACACCATTGATCAAAAGATTACCTATCAGCCATGA
- a CDS encoding ABC transporter permease — protein MHRKILTAILTAAILLPFLFFGLLSVGQAWFYPSILPQRITLSNWQELLVGQSELQVGLLLSLILGLGVAALATLAGFIISKEIAQAKYRNRWLLLAYWPFVLSPVVLAILVQRFFLLTGMSGEIIGVLLGQLILAFPFAVIFFQSFWSQEVLQLEQQSQTLGASAVYTLQNVLLPLATPMLLICFFQTFLISWFEYGLTQFIGLGKVKTLTILVFKYVNEANIFHAALASLLIMLPPALLLWLNKKFVFRGI, from the coding sequence ATGCATAGGAAAATTCTAACTGCCATACTTACCGCGGCTATTTTGCTGCCCTTCCTGTTTTTCGGGTTGCTATCGGTGGGGCAGGCGTGGTTTTACCCCAGCATTTTACCGCAGCGCATCACGTTGAGCAATTGGCAGGAGCTACTGGTGGGGCAAAGCGAGCTGCAGGTGGGACTGCTGCTTTCGCTTATACTTGGTTTGGGCGTCGCGGCACTGGCGACCTTGGCTGGCTTTATCATCAGCAAAGAAATTGCTCAGGCAAAGTATAGAAACCGCTGGCTGTTGCTGGCTTACTGGCCTTTTGTGCTGTCGCCGGTGGTGCTGGCTATTCTGGTGCAGCGGTTCTTTTTATTAACAGGAATGAGTGGCGAGATAATTGGCGTGCTACTGGGCCAGCTTATACTTGCCTTTCCATTCGCGGTAATTTTCTTCCAGAGCTTCTGGAGCCAGGAGGTACTGCAGCTGGAGCAACAGTCGCAAACATTGGGCGCATCCGCTGTTTATACCTTACAGAATGTTTTATTGCCTTTAGCCACTCCTATGCTGCTGATCTGTTTCTTCCAAACTTTCCTTATCTCTTGGTTCGAGTATGGCCTAACGCAGTTCATCGGTTTGGGAAAGGTAAAAACACTCACCATCTTAGTGTTTAAGTATGTGAATGAAGCCAACATTTTTCATGCGGCCTTGGCTTCGCTGCTAATCATGTTGCCTCCTGCCCTTTTGCTGTGGCTCAACAAAAAATTCGTTTTTAGAGGAATCTGA
- a CDS encoding acyl-CoA dehydrogenase family protein: MALPNYMTNVSLDNTLDLIRQIAESTVRDEAVVVDQEAKWPEQSMRTLQREGVAGFVVPKESGGLEHGLMGLAKACETIGEESASAGLCFGMHCVGTAVIAAKATDYQKKHFLEPIAAGEHITTLALSEPGTGAHFYFPQTQLLSLSEDEYVLRGKKTFVTNGGKADSYVVSTMGVDPDAMQHEFSCMVVEADRQGLIWGEKWDGIGMRGNSSRSLTLDNVKVPSKNLLGEQGDQLWYVFQVVAPYFLTAMSGTYLGVAQAAFNEVREHLQNRTYRHDGTSLSQNQLLQHRLGSIWAKIERTRQLIYHATRQYDSGDPAAVLTIISSKAEVAHCVVDVVNECMTLAGGIAYRENSKLEMLLRDARAAHVMAPTTDILYTWLGRTLLEQPILDS; encoded by the coding sequence ATGGCACTGCCAAATTATATGACAAATGTGAGTTTAGATAATACGCTTGACCTGATCAGGCAGATAGCAGAAAGCACAGTAAGAGATGAGGCTGTTGTTGTCGATCAGGAGGCTAAGTGGCCTGAGCAAAGCATGCGCACGCTACAGCGGGAGGGGGTGGCAGGTTTTGTTGTACCTAAAGAAAGCGGGGGCTTGGAACATGGCCTGATGGGATTGGCAAAAGCTTGCGAAACCATTGGCGAGGAATCTGCCTCCGCAGGACTCTGCTTTGGTATGCACTGTGTAGGCACGGCTGTAATAGCTGCCAAGGCTACTGATTATCAGAAAAAGCACTTTCTGGAGCCAATTGCCGCCGGAGAGCACATCACTACATTGGCGCTGAGTGAGCCAGGAACAGGAGCACATTTTTACTTCCCGCAGACGCAGCTGTTGTCGTTGTCGGAGGATGAATATGTGCTGAGGGGGAAAAAAACGTTTGTGACTAATGGTGGCAAAGCCGACTCATATGTAGTGTCTACCATGGGAGTTGACCCTGATGCCATGCAGCACGAGTTCTCGTGTATGGTGGTGGAAGCTGATCGCCAAGGATTGATATGGGGAGAAAAGTGGGATGGCATTGGTATGCGCGGCAATTCTTCGCGCAGCCTTACACTCGATAATGTAAAAGTGCCGTCAAAAAACCTACTGGGCGAGCAGGGTGACCAGCTGTGGTACGTGTTTCAGGTCGTGGCCCCATACTTTCTTACAGCTATGTCGGGCACATACCTGGGAGTGGCACAGGCGGCATTTAACGAGGTGCGCGAACACCTGCAAAATCGAACATATCGGCACGATGGCACATCGTTAAGTCAAAACCAATTGCTGCAGCATCGCCTTGGTTCTATCTGGGCTAAAATTGAAAGGACCCGTCAACTTATTTACCACGCTACCCGCCAATACGATAGTGGAGATCCTGCAGCTGTACTCACCATCATTTCGTCTAAAGCAGAAGTGGCGCATTGTGTGGTGGATGTCGTAAACGAGTGTATGACGCTGGCCGGAGGCATTGCTTACCGGGAGAACTCTAAGCTGGAGATGCTTCTGCGCGATGCCCGTGCAGCACACGTAATGGCACCCACAACTGATATACTTTATACCTGGTTAGGTCGTACCCTGCTGGAACAACCTATTCTTGATAGCTAA